The following coding sequences lie in one Microcoleus sp. FACHB-831 genomic window:
- a CDS encoding TIGR02921 family PEP-CTERM protein: MKKMLNILFHTIFWLWNATFLIIVYAIILPLIGSSLLQATFAGAIPSEFLITFVSLIGVPTACTLLGAWRFRKQPLELMRLFYGVEAPLFLLCLLRLFVLRELTPASTLILGAAIACILAFLVELLYGYAERNRSLAYMQAIAHSLMLLFGVYVGVLLLFYAVPAAAVVVINSGNYVGLFLRALIEQPFIAIWYTFYFLLSFVLFGLSSTLFLAMPWMLARSYIVSGYRLLSTFGAQYGQKRALQVALASVSAIAILFISFQQQPQVKAFQLLENPAQTDSAKQTLIAKSDSIRPGLINAYLSSYRYLSSIEENDHIKVMYQSVFSLPDQFCQFLQNSYNQLMSPFLYNGSRSDIEKAEKLYAEFFDAPIQKAEKSAIIHALQSTVNEDEAKAGLLNIGQKKVWLAQQQVTVEPQGDWANVELYEVYKNQTYDVEEVLYYFSLPESAALTGVWLGDTKNRANRFSFTVSPRGAAQKVYNQQVNRYRPVDPALLEQVGPRQYRLRAFPVPAKLPPGQQPWGQRPSEMHLWLTYKVMQKQSGWAIPELGEKRNIFWNKDTKRIYNGKAVASSQEDWLPSFLPATGQYQPKLHQVNLADGYQISAKPLSKQDYSLPQGKRFALILDTSRSMSDRAKEVSETLTWLNKQGFADSSVANNDADLYVTAPSGMQPKRIDDISKFDAAKMTFYGTLSHKQMLRQFVQLRGDTSYDGILLVTDEGSYELSDDSKLDVPPLSAPLWMVHLGAVSPAYDDDTLKAIQDSGGGVCMELSEVLERIATKAALGSSAVSVVDGYAWFMEKPASKTNEAEPGNNSNPKPKIQNPKSEDGFDVLAARQMVIGLSKEIGKDQLAQLDAIHAIAKTFKIVTPYSSMIVLVNDEQRKALKQAEADKDRFERKVENGKEQLSQPNNPLNAAMPEPIPEPEIIGGLVAGAMFLFAMRKRRLSLR; this comes from the coding sequence ATGAAAAAAATGCTCAATATTCTATTCCACACAATCTTTTGGCTGTGGAATGCCACCTTTCTAATAATTGTCTATGCGATAATACTACCCTTGATTGGGTCTTCATTGCTGCAAGCTACCTTTGCAGGCGCGATCCCCAGCGAATTCCTCATCACTTTTGTAAGTCTGATTGGAGTGCCAACAGCCTGTACGCTTTTGGGAGCGTGGCGTTTTCGCAAGCAACCCCTCGAGCTAATGCGTCTATTTTATGGCGTGGAAGCACCTTTGTTTCTGCTGTGCTTGCTGCGCTTATTCGTATTGCGAGAACTTACCCCCGCTAGCACTCTAATTCTAGGTGCAGCGATCGCGTGTATTCTGGCATTTCTTGTAGAACTGCTGTATGGCTACGCAGAACGCAATCGCTCCTTAGCATATATGCAAGCGATCGCTCACAGCTTGATGCTCTTATTTGGCGTGTATGTAGGAGTGCTGCTGCTGTTTTATGCCGTCCCCGCCGCCGCCGTTGTAGTCATCAACTCCGGAAATTATGTGGGGCTATTTTTGCGGGCTTTGATTGAACAGCCATTTATTGCTATCTGGTACACCTTTTATTTCCTACTTTCCTTTGTCCTGTTTGGGCTTAGTTCTACCCTCTTCCTTGCTATGCCTTGGATGCTGGCAAGATCTTACATAGTATCTGGGTATCGCCTGTTAAGCACATTTGGCGCTCAGTACGGTCAAAAACGCGCACTTCAGGTAGCACTTGCCTCTGTGAGCGCGATCGCCATCCTGTTTATATCATTCCAGCAACAGCCACAGGTAAAAGCATTTCAACTGCTAGAAAACCCAGCACAAACAGATAGTGCAAAGCAAACTCTTATAGCAAAATCAGATTCTATCCGTCCGGGACTTATTAACGCCTATTTGTCTTCCTATAGATATCTCAGCAGCATCGAAGAAAATGACCATATCAAGGTCATGTATCAGAGCGTTTTTAGCCTACCAGACCAGTTCTGCCAATTCCTACAAAATAGCTACAACCAATTGATGTCGCCGTTTTTGTACAACGGCTCGCGTTCAGATATTGAAAAAGCAGAAAAACTCTACGCCGAGTTTTTTGATGCGCCTATTCAAAAAGCCGAAAAAAGCGCAATTATACACGCCTTGCAATCTACAGTAAATGAAGACGAAGCTAAAGCAGGACTGCTAAATATTGGCCAAAAAAAGGTGTGGCTAGCTCAACAACAAGTCACCGTCGAGCCGCAGGGAGATTGGGCAAATGTCGAACTCTACGAAGTTTATAAGAACCAAACTTATGATGTTGAGGAGGTACTTTATTACTTTTCCTTGCCAGAAAGCGCCGCGCTTACAGGAGTGTGGCTAGGCGATACCAAAAACCGAGCCAATCGCTTCTCCTTTACAGTTTCGCCGCGCGGTGCAGCGCAGAAAGTTTATAACCAACAAGTTAATCGCTACCGCCCCGTAGATCCAGCACTGCTCGAACAAGTTGGGCCGCGTCAGTATCGTTTAAGAGCATTTCCGGTTCCCGCCAAATTACCCCCAGGACAGCAACCTTGGGGTCAGCGACCAAGCGAAATGCATCTTTGGCTGACTTACAAAGTTATGCAAAAACAGTCTGGTTGGGCAATTCCAGAGTTAGGTGAAAAACGTAACATTTTTTGGAATAAAGACACCAAGCGCATCTACAACGGGAAAGCTGTAGCAAGTTCTCAAGAAGATTGGTTGCCATCATTTTTGCCTGCAACTGGACAGTATCAACCTAAGTTACATCAGGTTAATTTGGCAGATGGCTATCAGATTTCAGCCAAGCCGCTATCCAAACAAGATTATTCGCTACCACAAGGCAAGAGATTTGCGCTAATTTTAGATACTTCGCGCAGCATGAGCGATCGCGCTAAAGAGGTAAGCGAAACATTAACTTGGTTGAACAAACAAGGCTTTGCGGACAGTAGCGTTGCTAATAACGATGCAGATTTATACGTTACTGCTCCTTCAGGTATGCAACCCAAACGCATTGATGACATAAGTAAATTCGATGCAGCGAAGATGACGTTTTACGGTACGTTGTCACACAAACAAATGCTGCGTCAGTTTGTGCAGTTGCGCGGCGATACATCTTACGACGGTATTTTATTAGTAACTGATGAGGGCAGTTATGAGTTATCAGATGACAGTAAATTGGATGTGCCGCCTCTGAGTGCGCCGTTGTGGATGGTGCATTTGGGGGCGGTGTCGCCTGCTTATGATGATGATACCTTGAAGGCGATTCAAGACAGTGGTGGCGGGGTATGTATGGAACTGTCAGAGGTCTTGGAGCGAATCGCAACTAAGGCAGCTTTGGGGTCATCTGCGGTAAGTGTGGTGGATGGATATGCTTGGTTTATGGAAAAGCCTGCAAGCAAAACAAATGAAGCTGAACCAGGCAACAATAGCAACCCAAAACCCAAAATCCAAAATCCAAAATCTGAAGATGGCTTTGATGTTTTAGCAGCCAGGCAAATGGTTATTGGGTTGAGTAAGGAGATAGGTAAAGATCAATTAGCTCAACTTGATGCTATTCATGCGATCGCTAAAACTTTCAAGATTGTTACTCCTTATTCTTCGATGATCGTCCTAGTCAACGATGAACAACGGAAAGCACTCAAACAAGCTGAAGCTGATAAAGACCGTTTTGAGCGGAAGGTGGAAAACGGGAAAGAGCAGTTAAGTCAGCCTAACAATCCTTTGAACGCTGCTATGCCTGAACCGATACCCGAACCTGAAATTATTGGGGGTTTAGTTGCGGGCGCGATGTTTCTGTTTGCTATGCGTAAACGACGCCTTAGCCTGCGTTAG
- the ilvB gene encoding biosynthetic-type acetolactate synthase large subunit, with protein sequence MRSQSVSEKELLTKVSSRQTGGFALIDSLKRHGVKHIFGYPGGAILPIYDELYKAEAAGGIKHILVRHEQGAAHAADGYARATGQVGVCFATSGPGATNLVTGIATAQMDSIPMVIVTGQVPSYVIGSDAFQETDIYGITLPIVKHSYVVRDPRDMARIVAEAFHIAITGRPGPVLIDVPKDVGLAQFDYVPVEPGSVKLPGYRPTVKGNPRQINQAVKLIRGAKQPLLYVGGGAIASGSHAEIKQLAERFNIPVTTTLMGKGSFDENHTLALGMLGMHGTAYANFAVTECDLLIAVGARFDDRVTGKLDEFASRAKVIHIDIDPAEVGKNRAPEVPIVGDVRQVLIDVLRRCEELDAADNGTQTQAWLARINRWREDYPLVVPQYPDVLSPQEVIVELSRQAPQAYYTTDVGQHQMWSAQFLKNGPRRWISSAGLGTMGFGLPAAMGAKMALPDEEVICISGDASFQMNLQELGTLAQHGINVKTVIINNGWQGMVRQWQEAFHGERYSSSSMEVGMPDFELLAQAFGLKGMVVHHRDQLKDAVAEMLAHNGPVLMDVKVARNENCYPMVAPGKNNSQMIGLPQRSKLEVTELVYCTSCGAKNVTNNNFCPECGTKL encoded by the coding sequence GTGCGATCGCAAAGCGTTTCGGAGAAAGAATTGCTAACTAAAGTCAGTAGTCGCCAGACAGGGGGTTTCGCCCTCATTGATAGTCTCAAGCGGCATGGCGTTAAACATATTTTCGGCTATCCAGGTGGCGCGATTCTGCCCATCTACGACGAATTGTACAAAGCCGAAGCAGCAGGTGGCATCAAGCATATCTTGGTGAGACACGAGCAAGGAGCGGCTCACGCGGCTGATGGTTATGCTCGTGCTACTGGCCAAGTGGGCGTTTGTTTTGCAACCTCTGGCCCCGGGGCAACTAACCTGGTGACAGGCATTGCCACAGCGCAGATGGACTCGATTCCGATGGTGATAGTCACCGGACAAGTACCGAGTTATGTAATAGGCAGTGATGCATTTCAGGAAACTGATATATACGGAATTACGCTGCCGATTGTTAAGCATTCTTATGTAGTGCGCGATCCCAGAGACATGGCGCGGATTGTGGCGGAAGCATTCCACATCGCCATCACTGGGCGTCCGGGGCCAGTATTAATTGATGTGCCCAAAGATGTGGGACTGGCACAGTTTGACTACGTGCCTGTAGAGCCTGGTAGTGTCAAGTTGCCAGGATACCGCCCGACGGTGAAGGGAAATCCCCGCCAAATTAACCAGGCGGTGAAATTAATTCGTGGGGCAAAACAGCCATTGCTGTATGTTGGAGGGGGAGCGATCGCCTCCGGTTCCCATGCAGAAATTAAACAACTGGCAGAACGCTTCAACATACCTGTCACCACAACCTTGATGGGCAAAGGTTCCTTTGACGAGAACCATACCCTAGCACTCGGAATGCTGGGAATGCACGGTACCGCTTATGCAAACTTTGCCGTAACAGAGTGCGATTTGTTGATTGCAGTCGGCGCTCGTTTTGACGACCGAGTGACGGGCAAACTTGATGAATTTGCCTCCCGCGCCAAGGTCATTCATATTGATATTGACCCCGCAGAAGTCGGAAAAAATCGCGCTCCTGAAGTACCGATTGTGGGCGACGTGCGGCAGGTGTTAATCGATGTGCTGCGTCGATGCGAAGAATTGGATGCTGCCGATAATGGCACCCAGACGCAAGCGTGGCTGGCACGGATTAACCGTTGGCGCGAAGACTATCCCCTAGTTGTTCCCCAGTATCCCGATGTTCTGTCACCGCAAGAAGTGATAGTAGAATTGAGCCGCCAAGCGCCGCAAGCCTACTACACTACTGATGTTGGCCAACACCAAATGTGGTCGGCTCAATTCCTAAAAAATGGCCCCCGGCGGTGGATTTCCAGTGCTGGTTTGGGGACAATGGGCTTCGGTTTGCCAGCAGCGATGGGCGCTAAGATGGCACTACCCGATGAAGAAGTTATCTGTATCAGCGGCGATGCCAGTTTCCAGATGAACTTGCAAGAACTGGGAACCCTGGCGCAGCACGGGATCAACGTCAAGACGGTGATTATCAATAACGGCTGGCAGGGGATGGTGCGCCAGTGGCAAGAAGCTTTCCACGGCGAACGTTACTCGTCCTCTAGTATGGAAGTCGGGATGCCAGACTTTGAGTTACTGGCGCAGGCTTTTGGCCTTAAGGGGATGGTGGTTCACCATCGGGATCAATTGAAGGATGCTGTTGCCGAAATGCTAGCTCACAACGGCCCAGTGTTGATGGACGTTAAGGTTGCTAGAAACGAAAACTGTTACCCGATGGTAGCTCCCGGTAAGAATAACTCTCAAATGATCGGTTTGCCACAGCGTAGCAAGTTGGAAGTTACAGAGTTGGTTTACTGTACCAGCTGCGGTGCTAAGAACGTGACTAACAACAATTTCTGTCCAGAATGCGGCACCAAGTTGTAG